From one Mytilus trossulus isolate FHL-02 chromosome 10, PNRI_Mtr1.1.1.hap1, whole genome shotgun sequence genomic stretch:
- the LOC134687021 gene encoding uncharacterized protein LOC134687021: MSTQVANTPFKAYLGNEELMVERQRAQSRLKQSKDRNRKVAIESSHSRYFTDGVRAPLLSDINFGQSCCLDVVRPAAKKIHSTETTSPESPGRKTAIPHIPFEKENSNVVFSDRSSNTIRSIRFLLPDGSLRSHDESAMSSRSASELDLRWKRSKHSPKLDARDILYRNTYCGSPDLRYHSITLPSIACQNKTAVPRVSKTKTTSPKKKITFKDNEHMPEKFQEHCVLDSKLEKQKNIQTTVDIGFLKVQKIKSHLEEIQSGNDDFLFTVRQPTDLHNRNSNHPLELRTERPLKYETVGPHGSRLHRKHSTFRTVFPYFNKEYKSADAYKEYLEMVKTKIELSSRECTRNGNDSVLSHFGRDNRVLQSVIDVNTPTDRHGALSNDGRSLVIEIKPTWNEIPNGLLDEEESDDFRPDKCPVNTPDHE; encoded by the coding sequence atgtcaacTCAGGTGGCAAACACTCCATTCAAAGCTTATTTAGGGAATGAGGAATTAATGGTGGAGAGACAGAGAGCACAATCAAGATTGAAACAAAGTAAAGACAGAAATAGGAAAGTCGCAATTGAATCATCACACAGCAGATATTTTACCGATGGAGTGCGTGCGCCATTGCTGTCCGACATTAATTTCGGACAGTCTTGTTGTTTGGACGTTGTCAGACCAGCcgccaaaaaaatacattcgACCGAAACCACATCGCCTGAGAGTCCCGGGCGTAAAACTGCTATACCACATATTCCTTTTGAGAAAGAAAACAGTAACGTCGTTTTTTCCGACCGATCAAGCAATACGATTAGATCCATAAGGTTTTTACTTCCGGATGGATCGTTACGGTCACATGACGAATCTGCTATGAGCTCTAGAAGTGCAAGTGAACTTGATTTAAGATGGAAGCGATCTAAACATAGTCCAAAACTTGATGCAAGAGATATTTTATACCGCAACACATACTGTGGTTCACCTGATCTGAGGTATCATTCAATCACGTTGCCCAGCATTGCTTGTCAGAATAAAACTGCCGTTCCACGTGTTAGCAAAACTAAAACAACTTCCCCTAAGAAAAAGATAACATTTAAAGATAATGAGCATATGCCAGAAAAGTTTCAAGAACACTGTGTGTTAGATTCTAAACtcgaaaaacaaaagaatattcAAACAACAGTTGATATAggatttttaaaagtacaaaagaTAAAATCTCATTTAGAAGAGATTCAAAGTGGgaatgatgattttttatttactgtaaGACAACCAACAGATCTTCATAATCGAAACTCAAATCATCCTCTGGAGCTCCGAACAGAAAGGCCACTTAAATACGAAACAGTGGGACCTCATGGTTCCCGTCTTCACAGGAAACATTCAACATTTCGAACTGTTTTCCCATATTTTAACAAGGAATATAAATCAGCCGATGCTTACAAAGAATATCTAGAAATGGTAAAAACGAAAATAGAGTTAAGTAGTCGGGAATGCACGAGAAATGGCAATGACTCCGTATTATCACATTTTGGGCGAGACAATCGAGTGTTACAATCTGTCATTGATGTCAATACACCGACCGATCGACATGGAGCTTTATCAAATGACGGTCGATCTTTAGTTATTGAAATAAAACCAACATGGAACGAAATTCCTAACGGTCTTCTAGATGAAGAGGAATCTGATGATTTTCGACCAGATAAATGCCCTGTTAATACTCCAGATCATGAATAA